From the Psychrobacter sp. P11F6 genome, the window CGTAGATTCAATAAGACTGTAGTTTTTCCAAATCCCAGTTATGATGATATTTATAAATTTTTAAAGTTTAATTTAAGTAAGTACATTGATGATAAATCGATTATTCCTATTTTGAGTATTTTGTTTGTTGGCGAGACTTACGCTAATATTGATAAAAAGATAAAGTTTTTCAGAAAAAATTCTGTATTATCAGATACTCCGTTGGATTTGTTACTTCATAAATATATAGAAGAAGTAGATAAGAGTATAGACAAAACTAATAAGGAGAAAATGAAGCATTTAGCCATCGACTTGCTAAAAGAAAATATTAGTCAAAGACAAGTAAGTAAGATTACGGGAATTAGCAGGCCCACGCTAAGTAAAATGCTTTAAGAACTTACAGTCTGCAGCTAATCAACATTAAAGGTTTGCATTAATTTTAACGGATTTTTTTAGAATAGTTGTCAAATATATGAGCTAGGTAAAATTTAGATAATAGTTAAATACTAATAAGAAATTAAAGGATGATTAATCATGGCTAGAGATAGTAACTTTTTAATTGGAAGTGGAGAGAAATTAATCTCTCAAGCAGTTATTAAAAGTGGTGGTGGACCTAAAAATCGCCCTTACAGCTTTCAAGAAGCTAAAGAAAGAATTTTTGGTCAGTTAGAGAGAGTTATTAATAATATAGCTGAACTTCCAGAGATAGCCAAGCCCAATGATGAAGCTATTATTTCTGTGACTTTACATCCAAGATATGTATCGAAAAGTGATCATCCTCAAAATTTCTTTGAAGCTCAAAATCTCATAGCAGTTGGAAGTAAGCCCAAGCACGTTAAACCTGATAATTGGGGTACTAAAAAAGTACCTGATGATGAGTCTTTGACAGATATATATTATATAAAATCATCAATTTTTAATCTCGAAAACTTCTTAAATAATATTGGTGATTTAACTGAAAATGAGTTAAATAAGACGATTTGTTATTTTGAGCAACTAGATATAGACTCTAGTACAGAGAAGTTTCAAGGTGATATTACTGATTATGAAGATGAAGAAAATATCTTAATAGAATGTGTTCTCCATAATGGCGCATCAGAAATTGTATTGGCCGGATTTTTTAATTACTTAGCAACTCTAGACGATAGTATTAAATATAATTTTGGTAAGGCTCGATCCGTTGGTCAGTTAGGCTTTGTACCAATAATTACCGATGCAAAAAATCTAGATAGCATTGGTAAGTTTAGTTTTCTAAGAGCGTTTAGAAAAATGCCTGATTTAAGACCCTTTCGTCCTTCATTAACGAGAGATATGAACGATTGTATATATGAACTACCTACCAGTGTACTATTTGATAATATTAGAGCCGTAGTGTTTGATGGTGGGTTACCAGACAGTTTTGATTTGCCTGACTATATTAATTATGAAGAAATGGATGGGATTGGACAACCTACCGATGATTTTCTTCAGCATGGTTTAGCTGTTACAAGTGCTTATTTATTTGGTCACATAAACAGCTCAGATAGTCTAAGCCCGATTTCAAATGTAACTCATGTCCGTGTTCTTGGAGAAAAACATCTTAATCCTGTCACTATGGATGATATTAACCTATACGATGTAGTTGATAATATTGTTGACTACATGGAAAGAGAACAACCTGATTTAGTAAATATTAGCTTAGGTCCGAATTGTTCCGTGGATGATAATGAAGTTACTTACTGGACTGCAAAACTCGACGGATATGTTGCTGAAAACGATGTGTTAATAACAGTTGCAGCTGGTAATAATGGTGACTGTTCTAGTCTTGGTAGTTTAAATAGAATTCAAATTCCATCAGATGGTGTAAATATATTAAGTGTTGGAGCTGCAAACTCATCAAATGGTGTCTGGGAAAGAGCTTCCTATAGCGCTATGGGTCCAGGTAGAAATCCTGGAGTAATTAAGCCTGATATTATTGCCTTTGGTGGAAGTAACCAAGAGTTTTTTAAAGTTCTTGATCTCTATAATGGTAACCTAGTCCTTAATAAACAACAGGGGACGAGTTTTGCTGCACCTCTAGTAATGAGACATGCTGCATTTATTAAAGGAAATTTTGGTACTAATGTATCAAATATGGCATTAAAAGCAATATTAATACATCAGTCGGAGATGAATAGCTTTACTCATCAAGAAGTGGGCTGGGGCAAATGTCATGATGATATTAATTATGCTGTTACATGTAACGATGATGAAGTAACAGTTATTTATCAAGATGTTTTGGCGGTTGGTTCCTTTACAAGACTGCCGTTGCCTATTAAAGACATTAAACTCCAGGGTAGAGTTTCTATAAAGAGCACGATCGTATCTAAAACTGATGTTGATCCTGAGTATGCGGCTGCTTATACTAAGAAAGGTTTTGAAGCTGTGTTTAGACCCCATGATGATAGTTTCAGCGAAGAAAATAGTGAACATCCCAAAGCGAAGTCTTTTTTCCCTAATGACAAGGCGTCTCGCACTAGTGAACATACAATGAAGTCTCAAGGTGCTAAATGGGAATGTGTTAGAAAAGCGGAAGTGAGATTCATGGCTACGTCACTATCTAATCCAGTATTTGACTTAACTAGTCACCACAGAGATAAAGGTCAAGATGAAAGTGATAAACAGCCGATAGAGTTCGTTTGTGTAATAACTATCAAGTGTGAAAGTGTGAGCGATTTATACAACGAAGTAGTGAGAAACTACCGAGGTATTTTAAATCCATTAACACCTCAGCAAACTATTCAAATTAGTATCTAATGACTTTACCTACCATTGTCGCTAACGTGACAGCACGATTAGAAGATGCCTCCAAACCCTGGAAGTATCTTTTAATAGCGATCTTCTCACTACCGGCTGGAGTAGTTCTCTGTCGTGGGAATAATTGTATGGAGCAGTAAATTATTATACTGCCAAAAGCTGAATAGAGATAACGGCCGTTAGAGTTGGAGCTGTAAAACTTATGGTAGATGATAGGAGTTAGATTTCAAACGCGATTTTTCCTCTATTTGGTGGGGCTAGCAAGGTGATATCATTGTTCATTTTTGAATAGTGGAAAGGATTCGATATGATATCGAACGGTATTCTTACTAGCAAACTAATTGATCAATGAAAATCTGCCCTATAGCGAGTATATAGTCTTAATATAATTTTTTATAAACATAAGTTAGATATTTGTTGCTGAAAATAATACTC encodes:
- a CDS encoding S8 family peptidase yields the protein MARDSNFLIGSGEKLISQAVIKSGGGPKNRPYSFQEAKERIFGQLERVINNIAELPEIAKPNDEAIISVTLHPRYVSKSDHPQNFFEAQNLIAVGSKPKHVKPDNWGTKKVPDDESLTDIYYIKSSIFNLENFLNNIGDLTENELNKTICYFEQLDIDSSTEKFQGDITDYEDEENILIECVLHNGASEIVLAGFFNYLATLDDSIKYNFGKARSVGQLGFVPIITDAKNLDSIGKFSFLRAFRKMPDLRPFRPSLTRDMNDCIYELPTSVLFDNIRAVVFDGGLPDSFDLPDYINYEEMDGIGQPTDDFLQHGLAVTSAYLFGHINSSDSLSPISNVTHVRVLGEKHLNPVTMDDINLYDVVDNIVDYMEREQPDLVNISLGPNCSVDDNEVTYWTAKLDGYVAENDVLITVAAGNNGDCSSLGSLNRIQIPSDGVNILSVGAANSSNGVWERASYSAMGPGRNPGVIKPDIIAFGGSNQEFFKVLDLYNGNLVLNKQQGTSFAAPLVMRHAAFIKGNFGTNVSNMALKAILIHQSEMNSFTHQEVGWGKCHDDINYAVTCNDDEVTVIYQDVLAVGSFTRLPLPIKDIKLQGRVSIKSTIVSKTDVDPEYAAAYTKKGFEAVFRPHDDSFSEENSEHPKAKSFFPNDKASRTSEHTMKSQGAKWECVRKAEVRFMATSLSNPVFDLTSHHRDKGQDESDKQPIEFVCVITIKCESVSDLYNEVVRNYRGILNPLTPQQTIQISI